Proteins from one Dermacentor variabilis isolate Ectoservices chromosome 1, ASM5094787v1, whole genome shotgun sequence genomic window:
- the LOC142572324 gene encoding uncharacterized protein LOC142572324 — MKTFGIFATLAVLATLASSAFIGGYGPGYSGSGPAYGLGHIGYGLGYGLGYGLGYGLGYSSYGLGYGGYGPGYGYGLGYGFGFK, encoded by the exons ATGAAGACTTTT GGCATCTTTGCTACCCTTGCGGTTCTGGCAACACTCGCAAGCTCAGCTTTCATCGGAGGCTACGGCCCTGGCTATAGTGGAAGTGGCCCCGCATACGGGTTGGGTCACATTGGCTATGGCCTTGGTTATGGCCTCGGCTATGGACTTGGCTATGGACTCGGATATAGCAGCTATGGTCTCGGCTACGGTGGTTATGGTCCTGGCTACGGCTACGGGCTGGGATACGGCTTTGGATTCAAgtaa